The Corallococcus soli genome segment TCGGACCGCTGTCTCCCTTGCGCAGCCCGGCGGGCGGCGCCGTGACCGCAGGGGCCGTGGCCGCCGTCCGCGGGGTCGCGGCGGGCGTGAAGCTGGAGGAGGAGGGGCGGATGCTCATGGTGGAAAATCCCAGTAGAAGTGGACAGCTGTGACTGTGGCGATTATCGCGAGTCAGGGCCCGGGAGTTGTGTGTCGGCGCCACAAAGAGAACAGCCCCGGGGCCACGGACGTGCCGGGCACCGGGGCTGCGGAGGAGGGCGTGTCGCGCCGGACGCGTCAGGAGCCGGTGGCGCGGCGCGGCAGCTCGGAGAGGCCCGGTGGGTCGCCGTGCACCAGCGAGTAGGGGTCGAGCGGATCCCCGCCCAGCCCCTCCAGGGTCACCCAGGTGCCCAGCCCCATGCGCCGCGCGTACTCCAGCAGCATGCGCGTGACGACCTGATCCTCCAGCGCGTGGCCGGTGGAGTCGAACACCGTGTTGCGCTCGCGCCAGCCCTGGAATTCCTCTGGCTGCTGCACCACCGTGGCCAGGTCCGGGCCAATCTGATCCGGGTGGAGCTGCTGGCACTCGCCCTCCAGCCGCGCCTGGCTGGGCAGGTCCGGGCACACGAGGCTGCGGCGCAGCAGCGCCAGCGGCAGCTCCGTCTTGCCCGGACGATCCGCGCCCACCGCGTTGATGTGCGCATGCGGCTTGAGCCCGTGGCCGGAGATCACCGGCCCGGAGCCCGGCGCCACCGTCGTCGCGGTGCAGAGGATGTCCGAGCGCGACTCCAGATCCGCCAGCAGGGTGGGGCGCACGTCCAGCCCCAGGAACGCCACGCGCCGCACGAAGGAGCGCGCCGCTTCCGGATCCACGTCGTGCACCAGCACCTGCTCCAGCCGGAACACGCGGCTGAGCGCGTGCAGTTGGGTGACGGCCTGCGCGCCACAGCCCACCAGCCCCAGCACCTTGCTGTCCGGAGACGCCAGACACCGGCTGGCCACGGCCGACGCCGCCCCGGTGCGCAGCGCGGTGGCGAACACCCCGTCCATCACCGCCATCAGGTGGCCCGTGCGCGCGTCGTACAGGCTGTGCGTCGCGATGAGCGTGGGCAGCCCCGCGTCCAGGACGTTGGCGGGGCAGGAGCCCACGACCTTCATCGTCAGGGTCTCGCCCCGCCGCAGCACGGGCATCCACTCGAGCGCTCCCAGGGGCCGCGCCTCCGCCGTGAGGGAGAAGCCCTCGCGCTTGTGCACCTGGGTGACAGAGTCGTCCAGCTCCCGCAGCGCCACGGTGAGCGACTGGATGAGCTCATCCATCAAGGCATTCAGGCCCACGCCCGCCACGATGGCGCGCAGGTCGGTGGGACTGATGAGGAGCGTGCGAGGAGCCGGGGCCGTCATGTGTCGAGACTTTACGCCCCTGCCAGGAATTGCAACCTGCCATTGATGAGCAGGAATTCCTGCCTCGCTGTGTCTTTTGAATGCAGGTGCAGAGGGTAGGGAACAAGGCGGAGCCCGGGGGCTGTTGGACCTGCGCTCCGCCACCCGAGCACACTTCCCCAACGCCGAGGGACAACCTCCGTGATGCACCCTGGTCCCAGGATTCCCCTTCTCAGCGCCGTTTCAGATGCGCTCGCGGCCCGCACGTCCTCGCCTCCGAACGAAGTCCGCCGCGCACGTGTGCTGTTGGTGGACGACGTCCCGGCGAACCTGCTGGCGCTGGAGGGCATCCTGGAACCGTTGGGGCAGCAGCTGGTGTCGGTGCGCTCGGGCGACGAGGCGCTCAAGGCGCTGCTGCTGGACGAGTACGCGTGCGTGCTCATGGACGTGCAGATGCCGGGGCTGGACGGGCTGGAGACGGCGAAGCTGGTGCGCTCGCGGGAGCGCACGAAGCACCTGCCCATCCTCTTCATCACCGCGCTCAGCCGCGAGACGGCCTACATCACCCGGGGCTATGAGACTGGCGCGGTGGACTTCCTGCTCAAGCCCGTGGATCCGGACATCCTGCGCGCGAAGGTGTCGGTGTTCGTGGAGCTGTACCTCCGGGGCGAACAGCTGCGGCAGCAGGCGCTGGAGCTGGCGGAGCGGCGGCGCGTGGAGGACGAGCTGCTGCGCGCGGCGGAGCTGGAGCAGCAGCTGGTGGGCATCGTGGGACACGACATCCGCTCGCCCCTGGCCGCCATCCTCACCACCGCCAGCCTCCAGCTTGCGCGCGAGGCGCTGCCGGAGGGCCAGCGCAAGGCCTTCGAGCGGGTGGTCCGGGGCGGCGAGCGCATCCAGCGCATCGTGGACCAGCTGCTGGACTTCACGCGCGCCCGGCTGGGCGGCGGCATCCCGGTGGTGCCGCGCCCGGGCGACCTGAACGAGCTGTGCTGCAAGGTGGCGGACGAGCTGCGCGCGGCGCGACCCGACCGCGCCATCGTCTGTGAATTCACCCGCGACAGTCTCCCGGGCACGTGGGACCTGGACCGGCTGGCGCAGGTGCTGGCCAACCTCCTGGACAACGCCCTGAAGTACAGCCCCGGCGACAGCCAGGTGCGCATCCGCACGTCCGAACAGGGCGAGCACACCGTCCACGTGGAGGTGCACAACGGCGGGGCGCCCATCCCCCCGCACGTGCGCTCCACGCTGTTCCAGCCCTT includes the following:
- a CDS encoding ornithine cyclodeaminase family protein, which produces MTAPAPRTLLISPTDLRAIVAGVGLNALMDELIQSLTVALRELDDSVTQVHKREGFSLTAEARPLGALEWMPVLRRGETLTMKVVGSCPANVLDAGLPTLIATHSLYDARTGHLMAVMDGVFATALRTGAASAVASRCLASPDSKVLGLVGCGAQAVTQLHALSRVFRLEQVLVHDVDPEAARSFVRRVAFLGLDVRPTLLADLESRSDILCTATTVAPGSGPVISGHGLKPHAHINAVGADRPGKTELPLALLRRSLVCPDLPSQARLEGECQQLHPDQIGPDLATVVQQPEEFQGWRERNTVFDSTGHALEDQVVTRMLLEYARRMGLGTWVTLEGLGGDPLDPYSLVHGDPPGLSELPRRATGS
- a CDS encoding hybrid sensor histidine kinase/response regulator, which produces MDDVPANLLALEGILEPLGQQLVSVRSGDEALKALLLDEYACVLMDVQMPGLDGLETAKLVRSRERTKHLPILFITALSRETAYITRGYETGAVDFLLKPVDPDILRAKVSVFVELYLRGEQLRQQALELAERRRVEDELLRAAELEQQLVGIVGHDIRSPLAAILTTASLQLAREALPEGQRKAFERVVRGGERIQRIVDQLLDFTRARLGGGIPVVPRPGDLNELCCKVADELRAARPDRAIVCEFTRDSLPGTWDLDRLAQVLANLLDNALKYSPGDSQVRIRTSEQGEHTVHVEVHNGGAPIPPHVRSTLFQPLRRGVDTDGRESLGLGLYIAHSIVEAHGGTLRVESTLEAGTTFFLCLPRQALGDARRLSACAEAARPESLTA